One Phoenix dactylifera cultivar Barhee BC4 chromosome 8, palm_55x_up_171113_PBpolish2nd_filt_p, whole genome shotgun sequence genomic window carries:
- the LOC103715243 gene encoding eukaryotic peptide chain release factor subunit 1-3-like, translating into MADGHETDKNIEIWKIKKLIKALESARGNGTSMISLIMPPRDQISRVTKMLGDEYGTASNIKSRVNRQSVLAAITSAQQRLKLYSKVPPNGLVLYTGTIVTEDGKEKKVTIDFEPFKPINASLYLCDNKFHTEALNELLESDDKFGFIVMDGNGTLFGTLSGNTREVLHKFTVDLPKKHGRGGQSALRFARLRMEKRHNYVRKTAELATQFFINPATSQPNVAGLILAGSADFKTELSQSDMFDPRLQAKILNVVDVSYGGENGFNQAIELSAEILSNVKFIQEKKLIGKYFEEISQDTGKYVFGVDDTLKALEMGAVETLIVWENLDINRYVLKNSVTGEIIIKHLNKEQEADQNNFRDPASNAELEVQDKTSLLEWFANEYKRFGCTLEFVTNKSQEGSQFCRGFGGIGGILRYQLDIRSFDELSDDGEVDEDSD; encoded by the coding sequence ATGGCGGATGGTCACGAAACTGACAAGAACATTGAGATATGGAAGATTAAGAAATTGATTAAGGCACTGGAGTCTGCAAGAGGTAATGGCACTAGCATGATCTCTCTTATAATGCCACCACGAGATCAAATCTCTCGAGTCACCAAGATGTTGGGTGATGAATATGGAACTGCATCAAACATCAAGAGTAGAGTCAATCGGCAGTCTGTGTTGGCTGCCATTACCTCAGCGCAGCAGAGGCTCAAGCTTTATAGCAAGGTTCCTCCCAATGGACTGGTTCTGTATACCGGAACCATAGTTACGGAggatggaaaagaaaagaaagtaactATAGATTTTGAGCCATTCAAGCCCATCAATGCGTCATTGTATCTTTGTGATAATAAGTTCCACACGGAGGCTTTAAATGAACTCCTGGAATCTGATGACAAGTTTGGTTTCATAGTCATGGATGGAAATGGAACACTTTTTGGCACTTTGAGCGGCAATACACGCGAGGTGCTTCACAAATTCACTGTCGACCTTCCAAAGAAGCATGGTCGAGGAGGGCAATCAGCATTGCGATTTGCTCGGCTTCGGATGGAGAAACGTCATAACTATGTACGAAAGACGGCCGAGCTTGCCACTCAATTCTTCATTAATCCAGCTACTAGTCAGCCGAATGTTGCTGGGCTTATTCTGGCTGGTTCTGCTGATTTCAAAACAGAATTAAGCCAGTCAGACATGTTTGATCCCCGTCTTCAGGCCAAAATACTTAATGTAGTTGATGTTTCTTATGGAGGAGAGAATGGCTTCAATCAGGCCATTGAGTTGTCAGCAGAAATTCTGTcaaatgtgaagtttatacagGAAAAGAAATTAATTGGGAAGTATTTTGAGGAAATAAGCCAAGACACTGGAAAGTATGTTTTTGGTGTGGATGACACCCTTAAAGCTCTTGAAATGGGTGCTGTGGAGACCTTGATTGTTTGGGAAAATCTGGATATTAACAGATACGTGCTGAAGAACAGTGTTACTGGAGAAATCATCATAAAACATTTGAACAAGGAGCAAGAAGCTGACCAGAACAACTTCCGTGATCCAGCTTCAAATGCCGAATTAGAGGTGCAGGACAAAACTTCTCTGCTTGAGTGGTTTGCCAATGAATACAAGCGTTTTGGTTGCACCCTTGAGTTTGTTACCAACAAGTCTCAGGAGGGCTCGCAGTTCTGCAGAGGGTTTGGTGGCATTGGTGGAATCCTGCGTTACCAGCTTGATATAAGATCGTTTGATGAGCTGTCTGATGACGGAGAGGTTGACGAAGACTCCGACTAG